GTCACAGAGCGGGCAACGTAGGGGCTCCCTGGGCACAGCTCCCCACAGCACTCCCCCACGGCGACGCAGACCTTGCGTTCGTTCCTGTATCTGCGTAACCCAAGGTTCATAATGGTGAGCCGTGCcctagatctttaaaaaaagttctgaaTGCTAGAAATGGACTGTGTGTATATTACACACAACCCTTTAGTGTCCATGAGATAACCTACGTCCTCAAAATAAAGATCTTTTGATGCTAACGGTTTTAATTTTGCCACTTCCCACTCAACATTCGTTCAGGCGTTATTTTACACACGTTTCTTAAACAATACACACGTTATGGAAGACGTAAGAATTAACGTGCAACCTCAAGGTCAGATTCGGGGACACAAATGTGCCACCTCAATCTAGTTGAGCAGTGAGCTGCACGTTACAACAGTTGCATAAAACCATGGGCTGCCCTTCCCTGTGACCCGGGCAGTCAACGCTCACGAAAATCGAGCACAGCACTGGAGTTTTCCGGCTGTTACACGGACCCTCACAGTCACAGCAgactgagggacagagagaaatgcACGGGGCTGCACCGCAACCGGGCAGGGCGGGCTGGGAGGGCCGCGGGGAGGCACCGAGTCTCGGCTTTGATACGGGGGCGAGACCAGGCTCTCCTCACGTGGCTTTTATGAAGGGGCGCTTCCGGCCTCCAGCAGAAGTGAGCATCCCTCAGTGAAAAGGCAGGGAGGTGCTTCCCTGCAGTTCATGACCCTGGAAACGGCTTGTTCCGCGTCCTCAAGGCAAATGCCGGGAGTCCAGGAAATCGAAGGACCGTCTCTGCATGCAAACGATCAAGCTGCCCACCCAGGAGTCACAGCCCTGGATGAAGACCCCTCGCGAGAAGAACCCCCAGCTTCTTGGTGTTTGAAGTTCGTGTGACTTCTCTATCCTAGAAACACTGTACGGTTTTTCCTCTGTTGAACTTCCAGAGTGGATAAAAGGTCACCATGTCGCTTAAAAACGCAACACGCGCAACCACGGCGCGGAGGGAGAGGCTGCTCAGCTGCCGAGCGGCTGTGAGGTTTGCGGTCCTGCCGGACCCTCACGCCCTGCTTTTGTGGTTGGCGTAGGGGAAGCCGAACTGGGAGATCATGATGTTGGAGTACGCCAGGGGCATGCCGCCGTGGATGGCCGCCAGCCTGTTGACGCAGTAGGACCGCTGCAGGAAGTGCTCGGCGCGGTGCCACATGCCCGCGTGGGCCCCGGCCGTCTCCTTTTCCAGGCTGCCCATGTTCACGGGCTTCACGAACACCCCCGAGGCCTTGCCGGTGTGGCTCGGCCACGAGGAAGTTCATGGCGATGTCGTCGCAAGTTCTGCGTCTCGTCGATCAGGGCGCGGACGGCCGCGGGCTGCCGCTGGAAGAGGTCCAGGTACTTGCTGCTGAAGAAGGAGGCGCCGATCAGCACCATGGAGTACTGGTCCCCGTCCCCGAGGCCTGGGGCCTGCAGTTCGAAACCCCCGTAACCGTAGATGCCCGATGGCGTGGAGACGTGCTTCCTAGGGACAAACCCTACGATCTGGTCGGGAAATTGCTGGACAGATGGAAAAAGAACAATTAAGTGGGCTACTTCTCGGAGCGGACATGGTGAGAAAGGCAACGAGTTAGCACAGGGGGAATTCAGCAAATCGTCCACTTCATTTTATTCCTCATTCCATGTAACTCCGGGCCACTGCACACATCCACACCCCAGTGAGTTTACAGGTCAAGTTCCATCCCAACCTCACCCACGTGCTTCCGAATCCACACGTCACCTGATACTAATAAATTCTCAGCACCAGAGCCTGGGTCTTCCAAGCTTGCCCCGAGGGAGTTGGCCGCGTGAACGCTATTTATCCCAGGAGCTAAGGAGCCATGGTATGATGAATTTGAAAAACTTTTCATCTCTAAGGGGTAGATAAAATTACAGATCTACAGGTATGACTTGACTGGTTTTCCACGTTGATGCCAATGTTTCTGAAAGTCACTGCGGATTTCAGACAGGATTCTATTTCTATCCCTTTTCAGCCTGGGTGTTTCCTTCTTAAAAACATGtgtgagcacgtgtgtgtgtgtgtatagacgTGTCAGGATGGCTGAAGGAAGGAGAGCAGTAAAGCGAGGGCATTGAACGTTAAGGTGACGGTGACTAAGAAAATCAGCAAACGAAAGAAAACCAGTGAAGCATGTGAGAGAGGTAAGAACTTACAGGGTCAAAGGGTTTAGTTTAATCTCACAAATAATTTGAATTTCACTCATTACTGAACAGACACTGAACTAggaacactcacacacacacacacacacatatactctcAGGATGGGCCAAGTCCCATTGCAGGGCGTGCATGATAAGGGGTTCTACAGAACGTAACCTCAGCTGACCCCGACCCTGCGCCCCTAACTGGGCAGGCCGGGGTGCACAGTCAGGCCCCAGGCCTATAACCCCTTCCGTGAAAGGCTGACCTTTGCCTGCAGCCAGCCCTGTCCCTATCCATCCTTTCTGTGCACCCAGGTGGCCCCACCTTTGAAATGAGCAAAGCCACCCTTAAGAGAGCACATCTTCTTAAGTATCCCGTaatccagtgattttcaactagcGTGCCAAAAGAACCTTTAAACCATGCAACGTGTGACCTGAAGagttttttaaacatgcaatgactgacctcttttttcccttaggttgtcaagttaaaaaatggcaacagctaAACCAACAATAGccatgaatgaatcaaaattatacctattctgTCAAAGTggcaaaaactatttttttggtgtgctgcagaatttcagtaaccggttgtgtgctgcagaatttcagtaacCGGTTTGTGTGTGCCGGGAGACGACACGGGCTGAAGGTCGCTGCGGTGATCCAGTGCCCACCCGGCTCTGTCCCACCTTCCTCAACCCGGGAAGCACCAAGGCTGCAGACGGCCATTCTCGGAGCACTTTTCTCCGGCTGCTGAGACCTcgctccccccccaccctctgctcGGCTCCAGTTAACTGGCACGAAAAGTCTCTCCAGTTTGGATGCTCTCACACTGACAACAGAACTCACAGCCCAGACAGGGAACGCAGGGACTGGTGAACAAGGCACCGGGTGGGGCCATGGAAGAGGCTGGGGTGCAGCTGGGGGGCTGTGGGGTTGCCGAGGACAGAAGGGCAGCTGTGCCGTTAAGGACAAAGGGGAGGCCGGGGGACGGGGAATgaaggcgggggggtgggggggggctctgggGAAGAGGTGCATCTGCACGGGGTGGAGGACGGCAGAAGCgtcgggggggagggggtctgcGGGGGGAGGCACAGACTGACGCCTGGTCTTGCTCGTCTCTGTGCCCACGTGGTCATGGCGTGTGGGCacggggggggtggggagggcactgAGCTGTAGGAGTCAGATCGTCTGGGGCAGTGACCCGTTGTTCTTGACACTTTCACAATTACAACCTGAAGTCGTATTTATCCGTCTTTAATTACGGCTTACTTGTATTGTTCTCATAAACCACAGTCCTCCTATTTCCCATCCCCCCGACGATGCCCCCAAACCCCTGATGTTTTAGGGAAGTTGACTTTTTTTGCCTGAAATACAAATCTCACAGCCGGAGTACTACGTGAGAACTTTCTGCGTAAGCAGCCTTTATTTCCAGGGCTGGAAAAAGCCACCGACAGGGAAACCGTTTGCCGATCAGCACACAGCACAGGCGTGAGGTGAGACCCGCAGTCTGAGAATGGAGAATGCTGGTGCGTGCGGAGCCCTGCGACCGCTCACGGGTCACGCCTGCTGCTGCCGGGCCCCCAGGAGCCAGCTGGGGTGGGTCACGGCCGCGCGAACGAGGCCGCTCACTGCGGGGCACAGGGTCTGAGCATTGAGGCAGGGTTTGCGCACGTGTGCGCGGTCTGGTTCCGGGGATCGGGCGTGCGGCCTCTGACAGCCGGCGGCCACTGGCACGTCCTCAGCAGGAAAGGGCGGCTCCTACAGAGCCGTGGGGCAGTGAGAGGTCTGTGCCcgcccacccagccagggtttggGGGAAAAGAAACGAACAATCTGCCACTTCCATGGTGCCTAGAGCCTCACTGTTAATCGTTTCCAAACAATGGCCTCAGAATCAGGATTACATTTTGTGGCTGTACTAAACGCTTCCTTCTAATGAAGGCTATACACCGTATTAACACGAAAGTACACTTCTTGTTTGAGACACACAGGTGGCCTTGCGGGAAACACCTCTGGATTCCAGCCTCTGCCGGCCACACAACCGGTCACGTCCACTCTGTCCTCTGGAGGGcagctctggcccctcccccagaaccCCGAGTATCCATCAAACACGGGTACAAGACAGTGTGCCCCGCCGGCGGGCTCCCCTGAGCACGGGCAATCGAGACGAGCGCAGCACAGTGTGCCTGCCTTTCAGACACACACCGCCTCCCGCTGCTGGGCGGCTCCCGCGTTACACTGCGCTGCTCTGGTTAGACTCCAGGCAGGACTTCCGGCCGACGACTTCACCAAGCATTCAGCAGCCTTACCTGCCAGACGGAGAAAGCGAACGCAAGGTCTTGGGCGCTAATTAGCATGTCGTCATCTACCATGAGCACcgctgaaaggaaaggaagaacaaTGAAACCGGACAGTCTGGAAGTGAAGACACAGTGAGTAAGGCACGCTGGGGTCTGTACGGGGCCTTCAAATGGGGTATTCTCTGCTAAGTGAGTAAATAAGGACCATGTATTCTCAGAGGGATCCGTGTAGCAGGAAGCTGTTATTTGAATTGTAATGGATTTTATAACTACCTGAAGGGGAAATCATCGTGTAGTTATCATCCATTATCATAGGAACTAATAAACCTATAAATGAGTAACACAGATGTTCTTTAAAGCAAACTGGAACCCCGTGGAACTGCGATGAAAAGGAGGAAGGTGAGGGTGGCAAGCAGTACGTTCAGCGTGAGCTGGACGGCATTTCACCGCCTCCTGTGATGCAACCACGTAACTACGGCCCCGCGTCCTTCACAACATCAACGCTCCTCACTGCGCAAGGGGCTCGAGCTCGTCTCCCCAGGAAACTGCCTCCGGACGTGTGGGAACTGTCCCTTCGGCTTTTCCACCCGCTTTCCTGCCACTAACCTTCCCTGCTCTTTCTTCTCCGGACAAGAAGGACAAGCAGGCAGCCAGGCGGGCGCCCCACGGCGACTCACCCTCGGTCTCCAGCTCGGGGAAGGCCTGCAGCCGGTTTCTCATCCTGTTCGCTGTCTGCGGCTTGAAGGCCACGGGCACGGGGTGCGGCCCCAGGGCGTTCCACAGGTCCTCGGGCGCCTTCTCCCCCACGTTGTTCCACACCACGATCACCCTGTGCAGCCGCGGCAGCGCCTGGTAGTGGttcagcagccgcagcagcaggtCCGTTCGGTTGTACGTCTGCATGACGAGGGTGAAGGCGTCCCGGACCGGCCTGCCCCCGGCTTTCGCTTCCCTGCGCAGCTCCAGCACCCTGTCGTCTCTGTTACTGGGCAGGAGGGTGGTCAGGGCCCCGGCCACCAGCAGCAAGGCGAGGACGACCGCCAGAGGGAGGCGCGCGGCCCGGAGGCCCAGCACCCTGCCGGGGAGTCTGCAGACATGGCAACACCTGGAGGGGGAACGGAGACGAGGCGGTAGCCTTCCCACCAGCCTCCGTGTTTGGGGTCTGCTTGTTTCCCCCGATGCTGTTTCGGTTCTCCCGCCTCCGCCCGAGACAGCGAGGCCCGAGGAGGAGCCTCCCCTGCTGGCCCGCCGCCTTGGCCGCTGCAGACAGACGACCTTCTACACCAACCAGTCAGGGTGAAGCCGTGCATTTTGAGATTTACCCTCGTTTTACTACCAAAAATGTAAAACTGAGACCGTTTTCAAAGGGCGTGTTTCCCTTAGCAGCACACTCACTTACTGAACAGCTTCACTGAGACATCACGGACATAGAAACCGCCCACGTTTAAGGTGTACCGCTGCGTGTTCCGACATACGTGTACCGTGGCGCAGTGTACTACCTTCAAACCCACTTTTGACAGCAAACTTCCATCCGCATGAGGTCACACGCAGAACCCCGACGTGGGGAGCAGGCTGTGCCGGCAGCAGCGAACAATCACAGCGGGCTGAGTACTTATCAGACCGGGCACCGTGTGCTTCGCCGGCCATGGTACGCGCCTGTGCATCCCGCACGTTGCAGAAGTCAAAGAGCCCCCAGGCAACACCTCCTGCACACATGTTACCTTACCAGCTCTTCACAGGCAGGGAGCACGCCCTTTCAGCTATTTTGGATATTGTTATTCTAGCCCCTTCTACACCAGAGATTTCAACTGGGACTTAACTGGCTCTCCAGGGGACATTTGGTgaagtctggagacatttttttaaaaaaag
This portion of the Phyllostomus discolor isolate MPI-MPIP mPhyDis1 chromosome 14, mPhyDis1.pri.v3, whole genome shotgun sequence genome encodes:
- the EXTL2 gene encoding LOW QUALITY PROTEIN: exostosin-like 2 (The sequence of the model RefSeq protein was modified relative to this genomic sequence to represent the inferred CDS: deleted 2 bases in 2 codons), with product MTADLQANTSASPQQSLLSSIKRVCSYQLLKPRGKRIETVMMRCCHVCRLPGRVLGLRAARLPLAVVLALLLVAGALTTLLPSNRDDRVLELRREAKAGGRPVRDAFTLVMQTYNRTDLLLRLLNHYQALPRLHRVIVVWNNVGEKAPEDLWNALGPHPVPVAFKPQTANRMRNRLQAFPELETEAVLMVDDDMLISAQDLAFAFSVWQQFPDQIVGFVPRKHVSTPSGIYGYGGFELQAPGLGDGDQYSMVLIGASFFSSKYLDLFQRQPAAVRALIDETQNCDDIAMNFLVAEHTGKASGVFVKPVNMGSLEKETAGAHAGMWHRAEHFLQRSYCVNRLAAIHGGMPLAYSNIMISQFGFPYANHKSRA